A window from Lentimicrobium sp. L6 encodes these proteins:
- a CDS encoding LamG-like jellyroll fold domain-containing protein, with protein sequence MTRKLLALAIFVFLGGFIQAQSLDNRCWSIDYETWNTTGTPSLYIDCGNDEAFNGGEELTLEVWARAYTFAENRKIMGKIEYNEPIDNGYVLGFENLHVYAEYFNPSIQVVPRPGDGPMAPDSAFTHLVTTYSVSSGKIQSYVNGILSGETTMFPSTALVDNDRPFIIGNAPWDLLSYQFYGDLDEVRVWNKALSQEEIQSRMHTQLMGDETELVAYYNFNAAADSTVPDSGPNGFDGNLSHSTHESTQWMVSSAPVGDLTMSNMQDIAAAWYRSAENYHKIVTDNGLIITTLINPLEFRKYVVAGMNSEDGIATDLAPENPPADYKRSNRQWYFNCASDVSGSMTFNLEDAMVGDDFPMDDDDNQYALLYRADESKDFRAIARPTKLLSGIFIINDYEFKDGFYAIGHSSEEFPIQGFDAISDIKFSNLILAPNPVNNQLFIDGAPLNTNLSIYQISGSLVKQVKAIQNQEIIDLSDLNSGIYFLEFEIDGIKTTRKLIKN encoded by the coding sequence ATGACTAGAAAATTATTAGCATTGGCCATATTCGTGTTTTTGGGTGGATTCATTCAAGCCCAATCTCTCGATAATAGATGCTGGTCCATTGATTATGAAACTTGGAATACCACTGGGACTCCAAGTTTATATATCGATTGTGGTAACGATGAGGCCTTTAATGGTGGGGAAGAGCTCACCTTGGAAGTTTGGGCAAGGGCATACACTTTTGCTGAAAACAGAAAAATAATGGGGAAAATAGAATATAATGAACCCATAGATAATGGATATGTTTTGGGATTTGAAAACCTACATGTTTATGCTGAGTATTTTAATCCATCTATACAAGTGGTGCCTCGCCCTGGTGATGGCCCAATGGCTCCCGATTCTGCTTTTACGCATTTGGTAACTACTTACTCAGTGAGTTCTGGTAAGATCCAGAGTTATGTCAATGGAATACTTTCAGGAGAAACAACCATGTTTCCTTCAACAGCACTTGTAGATAATGATCGTCCCTTTATCATTGGAAATGCACCTTGGGATTTATTATCATATCAATTTTATGGTGATTTAGATGAAGTGAGAGTATGGAATAAAGCCTTAAGCCAAGAGGAGATTCAAAGCCGTATGCATACTCAATTAATGGGTGACGAGACAGAATTAGTGGCTTATTATAATTTTAATGCTGCTGCGGATTCTACCGTTCCAGATTCAGGACCAAATGGTTTCGATGGTAATTTGAGTCATTCAACTCATGAGAGTACCCAATGGATGGTATCTTCAGCTCCAGTAGGAGATTTGACCATGTCTAATATGCAAGATATTGCAGCTGCTTGGTATAGAAGTGCTGAAAACTACCATAAAATAGTTACTGATAACGGATTAATCATCACCACATTAATCAACCCTTTAGAATTCAGAAAGTATGTGGTAGCTGGAATGAATAGTGAGGATGGTATAGCAACAGATTTAGCTCCAGAAAACCCACCAGCAGATTATAAAAGAAGCAATAGACAATGGTATTTCAATTGTGCCAGTGATGTAAGTGGAAGTATGACTTTTAACCTAGAGGATGCTATGGTTGGGGATGACTTTCCTATGGATGATGACGATAATCAATATGCATTGCTATATCGCGCAGATGAGAGCAAGGACTTCAGAGCTATTGCTCGTCCAACTAAATTGCTATCTGGCATATTCATTATTAATGACTATGAATTTAAAGATGGTTTTTATGCTATCGGGCACTCCTCAGAGGAATTTCCAATTCAAGGATTTGATGCGATTTCAGATATAAAATTCTCAAATTTGATTTTAGCTCCAAATCCAGTAAATAACCAACTATTTATCGATGGTGCACCTTTAAACACAAACCTTTCCATTTATCAAATCAGTGGTTCCTTAGTAAAACAAGTAAAAGCAATTCAAAATCAAGAAATCATTGATCTATCAGATTTAAATTCAGGAATTTATTTCCTAGAGTTTGAAATTGATGGAATTAAAACAACAAGAAAATTAATTAAAAACTAA
- a CDS encoding nodulation protein NfeD has translation MKAIKHISSEMMKIQEMIKRKSTRMNDSFLRFALCFAFFLVLTINSNAESVSSDSTLFKVYQLDIMEEIAPPVWHLTQKAFEEAHEKEYDLMLIHMNTYGGMVDAADSIRTAILNSDIPVYVLIDNNAASAGALISIACDSIYMVAGANIGAATVVNQTGEAMPDKYQSYMRSMMRSTAEATGRDPQIAQAMVDPRIKIEDVIDSSMVLTFTTSEAIANGFCEAQVESLAELLTRAGVENYEIYHQELKASDKIIRLLVNPMVSGILIMLIVGGLYFELQSPGIGFPLAASIFAAVLYFAPLYLEGLVENWEVIIFFVGVILLAIELFVVPGFGFFGISGIVLIVTSLALAMVDNDGFKFTLPNVTAIINALIVVSFSSLLGLIGSYYLSKKLFSTQSMFNLALATTQEREEGFGIDLESYKNSIGEIGQAFTVLRPSGKVMVDGQMYDAVSLSNFIEKGDEVEVVGYENAQLMVRKSRK, from the coding sequence ATGAAAGCAATAAAACATATAAGTTCAGAAATGATGAAAATTCAAGAAATGATAAAGAGAAAAAGCACTCGAATGAATGATTCTTTTTTAAGATTTGCTTTATGTTTTGCCTTTTTTCTGGTCCTTACAATAAATAGTAATGCTGAGTCAGTTTCTTCTGATTCAACCCTGTTTAAAGTATATCAACTCGATATCATGGAAGAGATAGCTCCTCCTGTTTGGCATCTTACCCAGAAAGCATTTGAGGAGGCTCATGAAAAAGAATATGATTTGATGCTCATACATATGAATACTTATGGGGGGATGGTGGATGCAGCTGATTCCATTAGAACGGCGATTTTAAATTCTGATATTCCAGTTTATGTTTTGATAGATAATAATGCTGCAAGTGCTGGGGCTTTAATTTCCATAGCTTGTGATAGTATATATATGGTAGCAGGAGCAAATATTGGTGCAGCAACTGTGGTGAATCAAACTGGAGAAGCCATGCCTGATAAATATCAAAGCTATATGCGTTCTATGATGCGAAGTACTGCAGAAGCTACAGGTAGAGATCCTCAAATTGCTCAAGCTATGGTCGATCCCAGAATAAAAATAGAGGATGTTATTGACTCCAGTATGGTATTAACTTTTACAACTTCAGAGGCTATAGCAAATGGTTTTTGTGAAGCACAAGTGGAATCCCTTGCTGAACTTTTAACTAGAGCAGGAGTGGAGAATTACGAGATATACCATCAGGAACTCAAAGCAAGTGATAAAATTATCAGGTTGTTGGTGAATCCTATGGTTAGCGGTATTCTAATTATGCTAATAGTTGGAGGCTTATACTTTGAATTGCAATCTCCTGGTATTGGTTTTCCTTTAGCGGCTTCTATTTTTGCAGCTGTGCTTTATTTTGCTCCACTGTATTTGGAAGGATTGGTAGAAAATTGGGAGGTTATTATATTTTTTGTTGGTGTTATTCTTCTGGCCATTGAGCTGTTTGTGGTGCCTGGTTTTGGATTCTTTGGCATTTCAGGAATCGTACTTATTGTGACATCCTTGGCATTGGCCATGGTTGATAATGATGGATTTAAATTTACACTTCCAAATGTTACGGCAATAATTAATGCGCTAATCGTTGTTTCTTTTTCCTCTCTTTTAGGCCTTATTGGTTCTTATTACTTGAGTAAGAAATTATTTTCAACCCAATCCATGTTTAATCTGGCTTTGGCTACCACCCAAGAAAGAGAGGAAGGCTTTGGTATTGATTTAGAATCTTATAAGAATTCCATAGGTGAAATAGGGCAAGCCTTCACTGTATTACGTCCTTCTGGCAAAGTAATGGTGGATGGGCAAATGTATGATGCTGTTTCATTAAGTAATTTTATAGAAAAAGGGGACGAAGTTGAAGTGGTAGGTTATGAAAATGCACAATTAATGGTGCGTAAATCAAGAAAATAA
- a CDS encoding LamG-like jellyroll fold domain-containing protein — protein MKKVFTFLLVMCLSFSGTMIMAQNHALDFDGSSNKVGILDSPELNPTAAMTLEAWINAEAWQSSIWAGVIISKQGSGPDKGWCLSAGENGRLEFTVSVDEGWKSVATPQLLGTNAWYHVAGVYTGTQVKVYINGVLIGAEDAIGSLTPGEGVVVNIGENPTWTGRYFNGMIDEVRIWEVARTDAEIQASMSTELTGSEAGLVAYYPMNEGTGMTIADATSNGNDGQLINMSEDNWVDGFVPVTADIGVMGIASPSYIGSGFAADEKIRLEVKNYATEPITEFEITYQITGSDAITETVVVTIPPFETYIYTFEDLVDLSGETEIEITGSVSLDGDDNAANDVLTEMIEPTLNFMIFDEERHNYGGYGQTHTKTLYMPESLEDFSEIYIHIDLECPTGGCDPWDQPAKLMINKDGENYEIARYITPYGVACGGWTWDITDFRSLLVDEVDWVSYVQVWGASGWLVDVELELIEGSPEYPFVKIEKLWSEDNWVYGDPDVNDDFPEMDVMIHPETEAAKIRMTMTGHGQANTSNAAEFSDFTHHIWVDGEETFEQHLWKDDCDVNSCAPQSGTYLYSRAGWCPGQDVQPWEWDMDGHFTPGEMVNLDYVLYDYTNLLNTGYNGGSHTEPHYRCHTYFVQYSTEDIVGISDQSVVMDHIQAYPNPTTGLYNIKMVNDNIKTIDVYQLNSQLVASYQLNGDQEFQLDLSDMPNGIYMIKVQSENHTTVLKTVKSN, from the coding sequence ATGAAAAAAGTCTTTACATTTTTATTGGTCATGTGTCTTTCCTTTTCAGGAACGATGATAATGGCACAAAATCATGCCTTAGATTTTGATGGCAGTAGTAATAAGGTAGGTATTCTTGATAGTCCAGAACTAAATCCAACTGCAGCTATGACTTTAGAAGCTTGGATTAATGCAGAAGCATGGCAAAGTAGTATTTGGGCAGGTGTAATCATTAGTAAACAAGGTTCGGGGCCTGATAAAGGTTGGTGTCTTTCAGCTGGAGAAAACGGTAGGTTAGAATTTACTGTTTCCGTAGATGAAGGATGGAAATCGGTTGCTACTCCCCAGCTATTAGGAACCAATGCCTGGTATCATGTGGCTGGTGTTTATACTGGAACCCAAGTAAAAGTATATATTAATGGTGTTTTGATAGGTGCCGAAGATGCAATAGGTAGTTTAACTCCTGGTGAGGGTGTTGTTGTAAATATTGGAGAAAATCCAACATGGACCGGTCGTTATTTCAATGGAATGATTGATGAGGTTAGAATTTGGGAAGTCGCTAGAACTGATGCAGAAATACAAGCCAGTATGAGCACTGAATTAACAGGAAGCGAAGCGGGTTTAGTAGCTTATTATCCTATGAATGAAGGAACAGGTATGACTATTGCTGATGCGACTAGTAATGGTAATGATGGTCAGCTTATTAATATGTCAGAAGACAATTGGGTAGATGGTTTTGTTCCTGTAACTGCTGATATTGGAGTAATGGGTATTGCTTCTCCATCTTATATCGGTAGTGGTTTTGCTGCTGATGAGAAAATTAGATTAGAGGTTAAAAATTATGCTACTGAGCCTATTACTGAATTTGAAATTACTTATCAAATTACAGGTAGTGATGCTATAACAGAAACAGTAGTAGTGACCATTCCTCCTTTTGAAACTTATATTTATACTTTTGAAGATTTAGTAGATCTTTCTGGTGAAACAGAAATTGAAATTACTGGAAGTGTAAGTTTAGATGGAGATGATAATGCAGCAAATGATGTATTAACAGAAATGATTGAACCCACTCTTAATTTTATGATTTTTGATGAAGAACGTCATAATTATGGTGGATATGGACAAACTCATACCAAGACCTTATACATGCCAGAAAGCTTAGAGGACTTTAGTGAAATATATATTCATATTGACCTAGAATGCCCAACAGGTGGTTGTGATCCTTGGGATCAACCTGCCAAACTTATGATCAATAAAGATGGTGAAAACTATGAAATAGCTCGTTATATCACACCTTATGGTGTGGCTTGTGGTGGTTGGACTTGGGATATTACCGATTTCCGTTCCTTGTTAGTTGATGAAGTAGATTGGGTAAGTTATGTACAAGTTTGGGGAGCCTCAGGATGGTTAGTTGATGTGGAACTAGAGTTAATTGAAGGAAGTCCAGAATATCCATTTGTGAAAATTGAGAAACTTTGGTCGGAAGACAATTGGGTCTATGGTGACCCAGATGTCAATGATGATTTCCCAGAAATGGATGTGATGATTCATCCAGAAACAGAGGCCGCTAAAATTAGAATGACTATGACAGGCCACGGACAGGCAAATACTAGTAATGCTGCAGAGTTTTCTGATTTCACTCATCATATTTGGGTAGATGGAGAAGAGACTTTTGAGCAACATCTGTGGAAGGATGATTGTGATGTGAATTCATGTGCTCCTCAAAGTGGAACCTATTTGTATTCTCGTGCTGGCTGGTGTCCTGGACAAGATGTACAGCCATGGGAATGGGATATGGATGGTCATTTTACTCCTGGTGAAATGGTAAATTTAGATTATGTTTTATATGATTACACTAATCTTTTAAATACGGGTTATAATGGCGGTTCTCACACTGAGCCTCATTATCGCTGTCATACTTATTTTGTGCAGTATTCAACTGAGGATATCGTTGGAATTAGTGATCAATCAGTAGTTATGGATCATATTCAAGCTTATCCTAACCCTACAACTGGTTTATATAACATTAAAATGGTAAATGATAATATCAAGACAATCGATGTTTATCAATTAAACAGCCAGTTGGTGGCTAGTTATCAGTTAAATGGAGACCAAGAGTTTCAATTGGATTTAAGTGATATGCCAAATGGAATCTATATGATTAAAGTACAATCTGAAAATCATACTACTGTTCTTAAAACTGTGAAGTCTAACTAA
- a CDS encoding isoprenylcysteine carboxylmethyltransferase family protein gives MQRKKESKPTYAYLLVFLQFSSLFIVMFTAPVLANHLVLLMVQVLGVFVGLWAIWVMRIGNFNITPTPVINGELRKSGPYAMIRHPMYTSIFLFTLPELVNSYNLWRLSVVLILYLTLIFKINFEEKNLLHQFPEYKIYQKKTKKIIPFVY, from the coding sequence ATGCAAAGAAAGAAGGAAAGTAAGCCAACCTACGCCTATCTTTTGGTCTTCCTGCAATTCTCCAGCCTTTTTATAGTTATGTTTACTGCTCCAGTATTGGCGAATCATTTGGTTTTGTTAATGGTACAGGTTTTAGGAGTTTTTGTAGGTCTTTGGGCTATCTGGGTGATGCGAATTGGTAATTTTAATATCACCCCAACTCCTGTAATAAATGGTGAGTTGAGAAAGTCTGGTCCTTATGCCATGATACGCCATCCCATGTATACTTCTATTTTTTTATTTACTCTACCAGAGCTTGTTAACTCATATAACTTATGGCGACTTTCCGTCGTCTTGATTTTATACCTTACACTCATTTTTAAGATTAATTTTGAAGAGAAAAACCTCCTCCATCAGTTTCCAGAATATAAAATATACCAAAAAAAAACTAAAAAGATTATACCTTTTGTCTACTAA
- a CDS encoding SusD/RagB family nutrient-binding outer membrane lipoprotein — protein MNRKNIYIYLILSLVFLQTSCIKDLTELNKDPNNSTEVDTELLFKYAVKRGNGDYLTSSHLEYNGLQQWVMYMATRGGVESGNEYPSPAGGDGFWNSSYIDAMNNAQVVIRLTDGDSELSNLNAAALIWKVFIMHRITDLWGDTPYSEALQGNPDIEFTPTYDTQEAIYSQMLSQLETAVNSIDASKPFVSESADLIYGGEIENWKRFANALRFRLAMRISSINASLSESTIRELQSEILIENESQTASFLYNSVYNKPLYEATVIRYQEGAQYINPSKFLVDLLVNTNDPRIKNILKKTTLSDTYPFIDEYRGVPNLLPYNSEEWENYNLDAALGDPLGEWGDVSRVGQWFLNNDRPVQLLGYSEMCFLKAEAALKGWWTADAGDLFKEGIASHIAYMNEYSTEVNITDIEILNYSNQFQDIDLADVITQKYILFTYENVFEAYADYRRTGYPVLLDYFEEGINLDIFPRRLRYPYSEYTLNRDNYLQAVENQGSDTQLTRVWWDIER, from the coding sequence ATGAACAGAAAGAATATTTATATATACTTGATATTAAGTTTGGTTTTTCTGCAAACATCTTGCATTAAAGATTTGACAGAGCTTAATAAAGACCCTAATAATTCAACAGAAGTCGATACTGAATTATTATTTAAATATGCGGTAAAAAGAGGCAATGGTGATTATTTAACCTCCTCTCATTTAGAATATAATGGATTGCAGCAATGGGTGATGTATATGGCCACCAGAGGAGGAGTAGAATCCGGAAATGAATATCCTTCCCCAGCTGGAGGAGACGGATTCTGGAACAGTTCTTATATTGATGCCATGAATAATGCCCAAGTAGTTATTCGATTAACCGACGGAGATTCTGAATTGTCGAATTTAAATGCGGCCGCTCTTATATGGAAGGTTTTTATCATGCATAGAATTACTGACCTTTGGGGTGATACTCCTTATTCTGAAGCTTTGCAAGGGAATCCAGATATTGAGTTTACTCCAACTTATGATACCCAAGAAGCTATATATAGTCAAATGTTAAGTCAATTGGAGACTGCCGTAAATAGTATTGATGCTTCTAAACCATTTGTTTCAGAAAGTGCTGATTTAATTTATGGTGGAGAAATAGAAAACTGGAAAAGATTTGCTAATGCCTTAAGATTTAGGCTTGCTATGCGGATTTCTTCTATCAATGCTTCTTTGTCTGAATCTACTATTCGTGAACTTCAGTCGGAAATATTAATAGAAAACGAAAGTCAAACGGCCAGCTTCCTCTATAATAGCGTTTATAATAAACCGCTTTATGAAGCTACAGTCATTCGTTATCAAGAAGGTGCTCAGTATATTAACCCCAGTAAATTTCTAGTAGATTTATTGGTAAATACAAATGATCCTAGAATAAAAAACATCCTCAAGAAAACCACATTGTCTGATACTTATCCATTTATTGATGAGTATAGGGGAGTCCCCAATCTTCTTCCATATAATAGTGAAGAATGGGAAAACTATAATTTAGATGCTGCTTTGGGTGATCCTTTAGGAGAGTGGGGAGATGTTTCTAGAGTAGGTCAATGGTTTTTAAATAATGACAGGCCCGTTCAGCTTCTAGGCTATAGTGAAATGTGTTTCTTAAAAGCAGAAGCTGCCCTAAAGGGATGGTGGACAGCGGATGCTGGTGATTTATTTAAAGAAGGTATTGCTTCTCATATTGCTTATATGAACGAGTATTCAACAGAAGTAAATATTACAGATATTGAAATATTAAATTATAGTAATCAATTTCAAGATATTGATTTAGCAGATGTGATTACTCAAAAATATATTTTATTTACCTATGAAAATGTTTTTGAAGCTTATGCCGATTATCGAAGAACAGGATATCCTGTTTTATTAGATTATTTTGAGGAGGGTATCAATTTAGATATTTTTCCGAGAAGATTAAGGTATCCTTATTCAGAATATACTTTGAATAGAGATAACTATTTGCAAGCTGTGGAAAATCAAGGAAGTGATACGCAGTTGACGAGAGTTTGGTGGGATATAGAAAGATAA
- a CDS encoding inositol monophosphatase family protein, whose protein sequence is MDSTDLKVLTQKVILASKEAGSFLKQEISKLKSKDVEEKGLHDLVTYVDKTAERMLVYSLNDILPEAGFIAEEGTNNKVGEDYNWIIDPLDGTTNYIHGVPLYSVSLALKFRNEIILGVIYEPNLNECFYSWKGGGSYLNGKIIKVSETLTIDKALFATGFPYYDYSLMKEYMSFFEYLMRNSRGIRRLGTAAMDLAYVACGRYDGFYEYGLKPWDVAAGSIIVRNAGGVNMDFSGGKDFVFGKEILSVNSNIADPFLKQIKHHFNK, encoded by the coding sequence ATGGATTCTACAGATTTAAAGGTGCTGACTCAGAAAGTGATTTTGGCTAGTAAGGAAGCTGGATCTTTTTTAAAACAAGAAATAAGCAAGCTTAAGTCAAAAGATGTTGAAGAGAAAGGCCTTCATGATTTGGTGACCTATGTAGATAAAACTGCCGAGCGAATGCTGGTTTATTCATTGAATGATATATTACCTGAGGCCGGTTTTATCGCAGAAGAGGGTACAAATAATAAAGTTGGAGAGGATTATAATTGGATTATAGATCCTTTAGATGGAACTACAAACTATATCCATGGGGTTCCACTATATTCAGTAAGCTTAGCGCTCAAATTTCGAAATGAAATTATCTTAGGTGTTATTTACGAGCCCAATCTAAATGAATGTTTTTATAGTTGGAAAGGGGGAGGCTCTTATTTAAATGGTAAAATTATTAAGGTTTCTGAAACCCTCACTATTGATAAAGCTTTATTTGCCACAGGTTTTCCTTATTATGATTATAGTCTGATGAAAGAATACATGAGTTTTTTTGAGTATTTAATGCGTAATAGTAGAGGAATCAGAAGGCTGGGAACTGCTGCTATGGATTTGGCTTATGTGGCATGTGGCAGATACGATGGCTTTTATGAATATGGTTTAAAGCCTTGGGATGTGGCTGCAGGAAGCATAATAGTTCGGAATGCTGGTGGTGTTAATATGGACTTTTCAGGCGGAAAGGATTTCGTTTTTGGTAAGGAAATTCTAAGTGTCAATTCGAATATAGCAGACCCATTTTTAAAACAGATTAAGCATCATTTTAATAAATAA